The DNA region CGAAACACACAAAAACTAAACGAGTTACCAAGGACGCGATGCCCACCCAACTGGTGAACGTGTCTCCCAGTTCAACCTTCTCTCCTTTCGTGACTTTCGTGTGTTTCGTGGGTTCAACTGCCGTTTTAAGGTTCAAGAGTTGCTCGATCGTTTTCAAAACTAGACTGGGGGCCGTCTGGAAAAACTTTGATTCGAATCAACTGGAAGCCCGCTTTGGAGCGATTCAAAGCGATTGATCCGAAACGGTCGGAATTGGGGAGCACACGCGCCCACGCGTGTATCGACCGGCGCCTCGCCGGTCGAACGGCTCGTGCCGATCGGTCACTCCATGGTGAAGCGTTCGAGCGTGAATGGGTCGGCGAGTGCGCCGGCGCCAGCACGCGAGGTGCGTGCGCGCCTCTCTGAATTGCGGCGCGGCGGGGAGAAAGCCGATCACTGTTTCGTGACCGTTTCGTCCAGATTGAGAATCAGGCTGGCAACCGAAGCGTAAGCGGCAAGTTCGGTGGCCGCGCTTGCATCCGTTTCCGGGAATTCGCCGGCCTTCACAAACTCAACCGCGCTTTGCGGGTGCTTTCTGAAATGGTCGAGATGATCGCGGAAGGCTTCGAGAAGAATCCCTGACTCGGCGCGAGTCGGTGGCCGCGCGGTCGCCAGGCGAAATGCGTAGTGCAGCCGCGCTTCCGGCGTTGGGCCGCCTTCGCGCAGGATGCGCTGTCCGAGCGCGCGCGCGGCTTCCACGAACGCGAGGTCATTCATCAAGTCCAGCGCTTGCAGTGGCGTGCTGGTGCGCGATTGCCGGACGGAACACGCCTCGCGTCCGGCGGCGTCGAAGGACGTCATCGTCGGCGGAGGGATGGTGCGCTTCCAAAACGTGTAGAGGCTGCGGCGATGAAGGTTCTCCCCTTTGTCCGGCACGTAATCCGTTCCGGAAAGTTCCTTCCACAAACCCGCCGGTTGATAGGGTCTCACGGAGGGCCCGCCCAGCTTCTCCACCAGAAGCCCGCTGACCGCGAGCGCCTGATCGCGAATCGCATCGGCGGACAAGCGGAAGCGCGGCCCGCGCGCGAGCCAACGATTGTCAGGATCCCTTTGCAGCACGCTCGGCGTGATCTTGGAGGATTGGCGATACGTGGCGCTCATCACCATCAGCTTGAGCATGGCTTTGACGTTCCAGCCGGTCCGCACAAACTCCGTCGCGAGCCAATCCAGAAGTTCGGGATGACTCGGCAACGCGCCGCGCGTGCCAAAGTCCTCCGCGGTCTTCACCAGCCCCGCGCCGAAAAACATCTGCCAGTATTGGTTGACCGCAACGCGCGCCGTCAGCGGATTCGAAGGATCGACCAGCCACCGGGCCAATGCGAGGCGATTCATGGGCGCGCCTTCTGCGCCCGCATCCGGCAGGGCGAGCCCGTCCCCGGCGAGCCGATCTGGACGTGCTCCAAGCGCGTGAAGCGGCTCGCCGCGTCGGGCTCGCCCCGCCGGATGCAGCGCCTTGGGAAGATCGGCTCGCACGCGGTCGCCGGGCTTGTCGTATTGGCCGCGAACCAAGACGAAGGTGTCGCGCGGGACGCTCATTTCTTCCATGACCATCGTGGTCGGAAGATTCTCGGAGAATTCGTCCCGCTGCTTTCGGGTTTGGGCGAGCTCCAATGTCGCTTCACGGATGTGCGGCGGCGCGTGTTTGTCCAGGAAGCAAGAGCGGAGTTTCAAGGCCTGGCTTGCGCTCCGCCGTTCGGCCGGGATCAAAAGAATTTCGGGGATCGATTCGGCGGTGGCCAGGATCGCCGCATCATCCGCCGTGAGCACCCGATCATAAACGCGCACGTCGTGAATCAATCCGCGAAAGCGCGTTTCCGGACCGCCGCCGGTGCCGATCCGGAATGGCTCGGAGGTTTTGAAGGATTGATTCAATTCGTCGAGGTTGACGCGCAATTTCGCCAGTTTGCCATCAACGTAAATCCTGACGCCCTCCGGGACGCGCGATCCGTCGTAAGTGGCTGCGACGTGGTGCCAGGCCTTGGGTTCAACCGCGGCCTCGGTTTCGACCCGCAACGCGTCATCGAGCCACCGCTTGACCAGGTTCAACTGCACGCGTCCGTTGGTCACGCACAACGTGTAGCCGTCTGACTCCGAAATCTCTGCCGTGCGAGAAAGAATGGCGCCCGCGTTCTGTAGGTCCGGAAAAATCCAGGCGGCAAAGGAAAACTTGTCAAGAAACCCGAAATCACCGGCCTTGCCCGCCTCCACGAATCGTTCGCCGTTGAAGATTGTCGCCTGGCCGAACTTGCCGGGGGCAAATGCAGGCTCGCTGCCGATGAACGTGAGCGCAGCTTCGTGTCCCGGTTCGTGGAGAGCTTCCTTCGTTTGCGAACCCTGCTCACGGAACGTGGTAGGGCGAGTCCGTCCC from Verrucomicrobiota bacterium includes:
- a CDS encoding DUF1553 domain-containing protein: MPISKSSLSFLSIFAAIPRNGCERFATRAPLLGLCLLFAVVRQTDSDPAQEHWAFRPPQRPPLPAVQNPNWPHNSIDSFVLARLEKENLRPSPEADKPTLLRRVSLDLTGLPPTPAELDAFLADLSPNAYEKVVGRVLASSRFGERMAILWLDAARYADTSGYQTDGERHMWRWRDWVVDAFNHNVPFDQFTIEQIAGDLLPNPTLEQRIATGFNRNHRGNSEGGIVPEEYAVEYVVDRVDTTCTVWLGLTMGCARCHDHKYDPFTQKEYYQLFALFNNVPEKGRAVKLGNSPPFIKAPTTEQAKHLRRLEEERAKAECRFDALEPEIVRAQAAWEKPLLAQLLAVVEGREVQELAEGEGKLLALAWTVSAGLTAHFPLDGVSIRTNAAATGASSHEPQGGASLSPASRSGRVQSSSSGSPGRTRPTTFREQGSQTKEALHEPGHEAALTFIGSEPAFAPGKFGQATIFNGERFVEAGKAGDFGFLDKFSFAAWIFPDLQNAGAILSRTAEISESDGYTLCVTNGRVQLNLVKRWLDDALRVETEAAVEPKAWHHVAATYDGSRVPEGVRIYVDGKLAKLRVNLDELNQSFKTSEPFRIGTGGGPETRFRGLIHDVRVYDRVLTADDAAILATAESIPEILLIPAERRSASQALKLRSCFLDKHAPPHIREATLELAQTRKQRDEFSENLPTTMVMEEMSVPRDTFVLVRGQYDKPGDRVRADLPKALHPAGRARRGEPLHALGARPDRLAGDGLALPDAGAEGAPMNRLALARWLVDPSNPLTARVAVNQYWQMFFGAGLVKTAEDFGTRGALPSHPELLDWLATEFVRTGWNVKAMLKLMVMSATYRQSSKITPSVLQRDPDNRWLARGPRFRLSADAIRDQALAVSGLLVEKLGGPSVRPYQPAGLWKELSGTDYVPDKGENLHRRSLYTFWKRTIPPPTMTSFDAAGREACSVRQSRTSTPLQALDLMNDLAFVEAARALGQRILREGGPTPEARLHYAFRLATARPPTRAESGILLEAFRDHLDHFRKHPQSAVEFVKAGEFPETDASAATELAAYASVASLILNLDETVTKQ